Part of the Penicillium digitatum chromosome 4, complete sequence genome is shown below.
ATCTGCGACAGtcgtcttcttctctttcagACGTTCAAACATGGGCGCCATAATGACGCTTCGATATTTGGTAAATCCGTTGCGTAAGCCCTTGGCCAACACGTCCACACAGTTCGCAGCTACTGTGGCGACAGCGACGTTGGCATCCTTCATGGATTTGGCCAATCCCCTCACGATCTCATCATAGGGGCCGTCTTTGATACGGGGGACATTAAGAACGTTATAGAGAGCGTCCAACGCTTCCTTGCGGTCCTTCCATTTTGACGAGGCCAGTTGATCATGGAAGTCGGCAGGGATTTTCTTCATGACATCAACCGGTTCTGCTAGGTCGAAGGCATCGACAACCAccccatcctcctcctcatcaaaTTCGTCGCCGGCTGGTTCTTCGCCCTCCTCGCCTGCTGGTGCAGCACTGGCCACGGCCATGGCATCTTGTTGTGCCCGAGTAAATCGCTCTTGCTTCGGTGTGGGATCCTGCTTCACAGCTTCGAATAGTTTCTCCAAATCTGCCTGCTGCACAGGTTTCAAATCGGCCCAAAACAGAGGCTTGATGGCCTCCCGAAGCCACCGATAGAGTTCCACGGTCAGGTTTTGTGCTTCTGCGCGGACATTTTTATCGGCATGACCAAAAACCTTGGTCAGGGCCTTCAAAGTTTGCTTTGGGTCGACGATCTTGCAGCCGAAGTTGTGATAAATAAGGGTAAAGGCTGCAAGAGAAGCGGCAACCACCTTGGGTACTTTGTGTGATAGTGTGGGTAGTAGCTCCTCGATCACCGGATCGGCCTTGTCTAATTCGACACATAATAGAAGAGCTTCCTGGGCGCTAGCTTTCCCAGCCGGTCGTGTAGATGGGAGACCTTTCTCAGCAATTGGGCCAATAGTATATGTGCGGGTCCTGTAAATGGGAATTTGTCAGTGGATTCAGGGTGGACCAAGGAGACCGTCGCGATTGGGACCGGGGGTTGACGCACCTCGTGCAGGCCTGGGCTCCTCCAAATTTCAAAAAGGCGCAGTATGATGCGAGACCTTCTGACTGTGCGGCGACGTTGGAATCTGCGACCGCTCCTTTCCACAAGCCGGGATCTTGTATGAAAGGCACGAAGACAGGGTCAGATTCATCGGGGGTCTTTTCAAATTGCGCTTTCGCATCTTCGTATCCCTCCTTTCGGACTTTCCAGTTCTGTATATCGGGGTTAGACTTTTCGGTAATTCTGTAAATCGGGTTTTTTATGCAGGAATGAGTGCACCTTGTGAGCGAACCGGTCGGCCAAAGGTAAAGAGGAGAAGTCCTCTGTGGCTTCAGCCATTCTGATGGGCGAAGGACGGAGTTAATCAACGGATCCTAGGAAGGTAAGGAGTCAGCAAGTTCTGCGGTATCTGATCAGAAGTGCGCATAGCAGCAAAGAAGGTCCTGGAGAAAGAAATTAAAAGGTCATAAGTAGGTGTTGCGGGGGGTCTCGGGGGTGTCTCGGGGTTCAGATGATCGTACTCTGCTGGGTTGAGGCCTAAAGGATTTCAAAGGCAGACTTGTCTTGAACTATGAGACACCGATCCTGACTAGAACATAGATATCTAAGTCAAAGTGTCAGATATATTGATAGGGTTGGCTGATATTATTCGAAACACACGGGGTTAGAGAAAATAAACGGCTGAAGTTGAAGGAAAGTAAACAGAAGCCTTGGCAAATTGTTTTGTTTtaacccccctccccccgcGGTGGACCACAACTTGCTCTTCATAAttatcttcttttcttttctctctctctctcaactcTTCATTTCCTCTACTTCTCTTGAGTCAATTCGTCATTTCATCAACTCCCCCTACTTCCCTTGACTCGCCGACACAACTTCCCCTCCATCGCACTTTTCCGAACCAAATTGGTGTATGCGCATTTGGATTAGCAGAGAGAGCAGAGAGGACAAATAACACTATGAGCCAACTTCTCACGACGCGGCAGGCGGAGGAGCTGTATGTGACCCGATCTGGTTTTTTCAGTGGTGCTCGCTGATGGCGTTTTGCGACAGACATAAAGGAATAATCGCCTACCTCACTTCTGTGAATTTACACCACAGCTCCGCCGCTTTACGAGAAGAACTAGGCGACTCGATCCGAGTTGACGAGACTACACTAAAGAAATATGAAGGACTCCTGGAGAAGAAATGGACGAGCGTAGTCCGGTTACAGAAAAAGGTGCGAAAACTGGGCACACCAACCAAATCTTCCTCTACTTAACCTGCCATTTTGGTACAGATTATGGACCTGGAGGCACGATGCGCTTCACTCCAGTCCGAGTTGGACACTGCAACCCCGACTTCTATGAACCGTAAAAACCAAGACCCAGTCACCTGGCTGCCTCGAGCACCAGCGCGTCATGACCTCGAATCACACCGCTCGCCAGTATCGTGTCTCGCTTTCCATCCAATATTCTCTTCATTGGCCTCCGGTTCAGATGACACCACAATCAAGATTTGGGACTGGGAGTTGGGCGAATTAGAACGCACAATCAAAGGACATACCAGGGCAGTGTTAGACGTTGACTATGGAGGACCGCGTGGAGGCACACTTCTTGCATCTTGCTCGTCAGATCTAACGATCAAATTGTGGGACCCGGCTGACGATTATAAGAACATCCGAACGCTACCGGGGCACGACCACAGTGTTTCAGCCGTTCGATTCATTCCATCCGGAGCTGCAGGGTCTCCCATGTCAGGAAACCTGCTAGTCTCAGCCTCTCGCGATCTCACACTGCGCATATGGGATGTGACGACAGGATATTGTGTCAAATCCATGCAGGGCCACGGAGACTGGATTCGAGATGTCACACCATCCCCAGACGGCCGGTTCCTGTTCTCCGGTGGAGATGACCGAGTTGCACGTCTGTGGGATATCTCATCCGGTGACACTAAATCAACATTCCTAGGTCACGAGCACTATATCGAGTGTGTGGCCTTTGCTCCACCGACGAGCTACCTTCACTTGGCCACTATTGCAGGGCTGAAGAAGCCACCGCCGGCATCATCGTCCGCCGAGTTTGTGGCTACAGGTTCTCGCGATAAGACCATCCGTATCTGGGATATCCGTGGAAACTGCATCAAGACCCTTGTTGGCCACGACAACTGGGTCCGCTCATTGGTCTTCCATCCCGGCGGAAGATACCTTCTCTCGGTATCTGACGACAAGACTTTGCGTTGCTGGGATCTCACGCAAGAAGGCAAGTGTGTACGCAAGATCGTGGCCCACGACCACTTCATCAGTTCGCTTCGGTGGGCACCACCTTTGGTTAAGGATGCCAGTGCAAACGAGGGCGCGAACGGTGCTGAGGCTGCGTCTAATGGGGCAAAAGTAGACCCCAATGCAACAAAGATGTCCATTCGATGTGTCCTAGCGACCGGCAGTGTTGATCTCAAGGTCCGGGTCTTCGCGGCATGATTCGATTTGAATTACCACCGGGCGAGGAGCATCgggaaagaagatgagggcAACACCGAAAGCACTTAGGGCTTACTACATCTCTCGTGGGGGTTATCCTTCCATGCTGAAGGGTTCATGATTTGACGAGCACAGTTTGCCGTTTCTGGGTAAAGGAGTTGGTTATTCTTCCGTGATACCAGTGACTTTCTTTCTGTTTGCAAATTATGAAGGGCTTGGACTAGACAGCCTCGTCTAGGCTATACCCATGTTTATGATGTACACTTTTTGTTTATTTTGTTTATTTTTTTGATATTGATGGGTGGTGTCTCTCCTTCCTTCTCTCACGCATGCTTTAAAGCTACATTTGGTTGGGAGATCCATCTTAGGAATACAAGAAATCACGATGCCAATGAAAATCGATTGAAGCGGTATAATACAGTACATAACCTCCGATAAGCGACACCACGGAGGCCAAAGGACAAGTCCAATAGTTCAAAAACTCAAGCCCGTCCCAAAAAAGAGCTAAACGTACACATCTTCAGTAAAAGCCAACTACTCAATTCTCAGCCTCCTTCATTCTCTCCTGGGTAACCCTCTCACTCTCCGCCAGTCTTTCTTGCACAATCCTCTTAACCTTCCCGATGCGCTCATCCTCCGCATGAATACGATGAATCAGCTGCGCAGTAGAAAGCACCTCACCCTTAGGCACAGGCACACCGGCCTTAGCCGCCTCCTTCACAAGATCCACCTCACGACCAAGCCGCTTCGACTCGCGACGCAGATACTTCGCCGCCCAGCGCGTCTCACGCTCAGCCTCACGCTCCTCCTTCGATAAAACAGCAGGACGGTCCGCAATCGCCTCACCGAAAGGCGTGACGATACGCTCGACGACGTGGTGCACGTTTCGGCTCTTGGGCGCGCCAGACGAGAACTCGATTATGTCGCCGTCGCGGAGGGAGTTGCGTGGGTCGGAGACGAGAAAGTGCGTTTCCTTTGGGTAGAACTTGCGAATGTGTCGGTCCCAGACCGTGTGGCGGTGGCAGACACGCACTGTGCGGTCCATGCGGCCGACCGAAACCACGGTGCCGGTTTTCAGGGCGGAGGCGTAGTTGCGCAATCGGGAGGGCGCTTGTGTCTCTGTGCCGATGGTCTTGGGCTTTGTGATGGTTGGGGTGGCTGTTGAGGCATTGCGGAGGGGCGTGGTGAGGTATGTGGTTGACTGCAGGATTGAGGGGCGTATCAGGGACAGAGGTGTCGTGATTGAGGCGCGGAGAGGCATTGTTGCCCGGAGGAGGTGGCTTGGTGCCATTGTTGGAGGAGGAGCAGTCGAATTTCTTCCAATTGTAGTTGGATGGGATTGGAGAAGATGGTTAGTGAGAGATGGCCAAGTACACAAATGGCTTGTAGTTGTGGTGACCGCCTAAAATGTTGCGAGCTGGGGTGTTTGTAGTTGAGGATTTCGAGAATTTCTCGGGGAAGCAcgtttgcactgtttgcacCTACAGCATAAGACGTCTTGGAATCAGGAGCAACTGGGTAGTTTGATAGTAAAATATTCATATTTAAGTGTGGATTATATGGATTATATGAATTGTATCTGAA
Proteins encoded:
- a CDS encoding Nuclear distribution protein nudF 1, which produces MSQLLTTRQAEELHKGIIAYLTSVNLHHSSAALREELGDSIRVDETTLKKYEGLLEKKWTSVVRLQKKIMDLEARCASLQSELDTATPTSMNRKNQDPVTWLPRAPARHDLESHRSPVSCLAFHPIFSSLASGSDDTTIKIWDWELGELERTIKGHTRAVLDVDYGGPRGGTLLASCSSDLTIKLWDPADDYKNIRTLPGHDHSVSAVRFIPSGAAGSPMSGNLLVSASRDLTLRIWDVTTGYCVKSMQGHGDWIRDVTPSPDGRFLFSGGDDRVARLWDISSGDTKSTFLGHEHYIECVAFAPPTSYLHLATIAGLKKPPPASSSAEFVATGSRDKTIRIWDIRGNCIKTLVGHDNWVRSLVFHPGGRYLLSVSDDKTLRCWDLTQEGKCVRKIVAHDHFISSLRWAPPLVKDASANEGANGAEAASNGAKVDPNATKMSIRCVLATGSVDLKVRVFAA
- a CDS encoding Nucleic acid-binding, OB-fold, which produces MAPSHLLRATMPLRASITTPLSLIRPSILQSTTYLTTPLRNASTATPTITKPKTIGTETQAPSRLRNYASALKTGTVVSVGRMDRTVRVCHRHTVWDRHIRKFYPKETHFLVSDPRNSLRDGDIIEFSSGAPKSRNVHHVVERIVTPFGEAIADRPAVLSKEEREAERETRWAAKYLRRESKRLGREVDLVKEAAKAGVPVPKGEVLSTAQLIHRIHAEDERIGKVKRIVQERLAESERVTQERMKEAEN